The Fortiea contorta PCC 7126 genome has a segment encoding these proteins:
- a CDS encoding NAD(+) kinase: protein MPKAGIIYNDIKPIAARIAIELKDQLTAAGWHVSITTSVGGILGYSNPESPVCHTPIDGLTPPGFDSDMEFAVVLGGDGTVLAASRQVAPCGIPLLTVNTGHMGFLTEAYINQLPQAIEQVMAGKYEIEERAMLTVQVLRAESVLWEALCLNEMVLHREPLTCMCHFEIAVGRHAPVDIAADGVIVSTPTGSTAYSLSAGGPVVTPGVPVLQLVPICPHSLASRALVFPDTEPVNIYPVNIPRLVMVVDGNGGCYVFPDDRVHLERSPYSVKFIRLQPPEFFRILREKLGWGLPHIAKPTSVELP, encoded by the coding sequence GTGCCGAAAGCAGGCATTATCTACAATGACATTAAACCGATAGCGGCTCGCATCGCTATCGAACTTAAAGACCAGCTAACCGCTGCTGGTTGGCATGTAAGTATAACTACGAGTGTTGGTGGCATACTTGGCTACTCTAATCCAGAAAGTCCAGTCTGTCATACACCAATTGATGGCCTCACGCCCCCTGGCTTTGACTCAGATATGGAATTTGCAGTAGTACTAGGGGGAGATGGTACCGTTTTGGCTGCATCTCGTCAGGTAGCACCTTGTGGTATCCCACTGCTAACAGTGAACACGGGACACATGGGATTTTTGACAGAAGCTTACATCAATCAATTGCCTCAAGCAATAGAGCAGGTGATGGCGGGTAAGTATGAGATTGAAGAACGCGCAATGCTGACTGTCCAAGTCCTGCGAGCAGAGTCAGTGTTGTGGGAAGCCCTGTGCTTAAACGAAATGGTGCTACATCGGGAACCATTAACTTGTATGTGCCATTTTGAAATTGCTGTGGGGCGTCATGCGCCAGTGGATATAGCCGCAGATGGGGTGATTGTCTCGACGCCAACTGGTTCGACGGCTTACTCTTTGAGTGCTGGTGGCCCTGTTGTTACCCCTGGTGTACCCGTCCTGCAATTAGTCCCTATCTGTCCCCATTCTTTAGCTTCTAGGGCGTTAGTTTTTCCAGATACGGAACCAGTAAATATTTATCCAGTAAATATTCCTCGTTTGGTGATGGTAGTAGATGGTAACGGCGGGTGTTATGTGTTTCCCGATGATCGGGTACATTTAGAGCGATCGCCATACAGCGTGAAATTCATTCGTTTACAACCACCAGAGTTTTTCCGAATTTTGCGAGAAAAACTGGGATGGGGTCTACCACATATTGCCAAGCCTACTTCGGTAGAATTACCTTAG
- the nblR gene encoding response regulator transcription factor NblR, translating to MTVAHNPCVLVIETDDTLANQLSFDLQEAGYEALLANDAASGLRYSRDRQPSLIVLDRMLAGESGLSLCKNIRSTGTRSPVLVLMARDTVDDRVACLEAGADDYILKPYRSEDFLKLIRLYLKPDVDTTEQLRFGDLVLDIATRRAIHNGRAIDLTMKEFELLKFLMEHPREVLTREQILENVWGYDFMGESNVIEVYIRYLRLKIEDEGQKRLIQTVRGVGYVLRES from the coding sequence ATGACAGTTGCTCATAATCCCTGTGTTTTAGTGATCGAAACCGATGATACTCTAGCAAATCAACTTTCTTTCGATTTGCAGGAGGCTGGTTATGAAGCCCTTTTAGCTAATGATGCTGCTAGTGGTTTACGATACAGCCGCGATCGCCAGCCGTCTCTGATTGTTCTTGATAGAATGCTGGCGGGAGAATCAGGACTTTCACTGTGCAAAAATATTAGAAGTACTGGTACGCGATCGCCGGTACTGGTGCTGATGGCTAGGGATACAGTTGATGACCGCGTGGCTTGTTTAGAAGCTGGCGCGGATGATTATATTCTCAAGCCTTACCGTTCAGAAGACTTTTTGAAGTTAATTCGCTTGTATTTAAAGCCTGATGTCGATACTACAGAGCAATTGCGCTTTGGTGATTTGGTTTTAGATATCGCTACCCGTCGTGCTATTCACAACGGGCGTGCAATTGATTTAACTATGAAAGAATTTGAACTTTTAAAATTCTTAATGGAACATCCCCGTGAGGTGTTAACCCGCGAACAAATTTTAGAAAATGTTTGGGGCTATGACTTTATGGGTGAGTCAAATGTGATTGAAGTATACATCCGCTACCTACGCCTAAAAATTGAAGATGAAGGTCAAAAGCGCCTGATTCAAACGGTGCGGGGTGTAGGGTATGTTTTGAGAGAATCCTAA
- a CDS encoding DUF192 domain-containing protein: protein MTHRLNFLSLLLSVLLISCTLPTTAKPPTLSGSPTPATTPSGQQLPISAQAVAPNGTKIQLEVAQTPEQQAMGLMHRPALAPDRGMLFQFATAQPVRFWMKNVPVPLDMVFMRDGVVKYIQVAAPPCVSEPCSTYGPNTPIDTVIELRSGRSAELTLKAGDRVKIELLNSGELR, encoded by the coding sequence ATGACTCATCGGCTCAATTTTCTTTCCCTACTGTTAAGTGTTCTGCTGATTAGCTGTACTCTACCCACAACAGCCAAACCTCCTACCCTCTCTGGTTCACCGACGCCAGCAACTACGCCTTCTGGACAACAGTTACCCATTTCTGCTCAAGCTGTGGCTCCTAACGGGACTAAAATTCAATTGGAAGTAGCGCAGACACCAGAACAGCAGGCGATGGGATTGATGCATCGACCAGCTTTAGCGCCTGACCGGGGAATGTTGTTTCAGTTTGCTACAGCCCAGCCAGTGAGGTTTTGGATGAAGAATGTACCTGTGCCTCTAGATATGGTATTTATGCGGGACGGGGTTGTGAAGTATATTCAAGTGGCTGCTCCTCCCTGTGTTAGTGAACCTTGCTCAACTTATGGCCCCAATACACCAATTGATACGGTGATTGAACTACGCTCTGGGCGATCTGCGGAACTGACGCTCAAGGCGGGTGATCGTGTAAAAATTGAATTATTAAATTCCGGAGAATTGCGGTAA
- a CDS encoding DUF2949 domain-containing protein — protein MTINSAQGGELQMTPSTYVRLIHFLQEDLAISTASLAVALRHREQDPGPLPMILWQYGLITLEQLEQIYDWLETV, from the coding sequence ATGACAATAAACTCTGCACAAGGAGGTGAGCTACAAATGACACCATCAACTTATGTTCGACTAATTCATTTTTTACAAGAAGACTTAGCAATTTCCACAGCTTCTTTAGCAGTAGCGCTGCGACACAGGGAGCAAGACCCAGGCCCTTTACCCATGATTCTTTGGCAATATGGGTTAATTACCCTAGAACAGTTAGAGCAAATTTATGATTGGCTGGAAACTGTTTAG
- a CDS encoding DUF433 domain-containing protein has product MTAYALNLPDQLKHEIEQLAQSQGISLDQFILWAVTEKVSTLKGSFPQIAYRQGANGQLVPVIKGTGIRVQTVAIASQKWGMSVSQIADEYELTEGQVKEALSFYAVNQEQIDAAISSEQSLEIANG; this is encoded by the coding sequence ATGACAGCATATGCCCTAAATTTACCTGACCAGTTGAAGCATGAAATTGAGCAATTAGCTCAGAGTCAGGGGATTTCGCTCGACCAATTTATTCTCTGGGCTGTAACAGAGAAAGTAAGTACCCTCAAAGGATCATTTCCACAAATTGCTTATCGTCAGGGAGCAAATGGACAACTTGTACCAGTCATTAAAGGAACGGGAATTCGAGTACAGACCGTGGCGATCGCTTCTCAAAAATGGGGTATGAGTGTAAGTCAGATTGCTGATGAGTATGAGCTGACTGAAGGACAGGTAAAAGAAGCTTTGAGTTTTTATGCAGTAAATCAGGAGCAGATTGACGCAGCAATCTCTTCAGAGCAATCCTTAGAAATTGCTAATGGTTAA
- a CDS encoding DUF5615 family PIN-like protein: MVKLKLHLDADTSSKSLHSALVSKNHDITRTPNDWMPLDASDETQLLRSTAQGRCIFTFNVRDFIVLAQQYPQHGGIILAAQNSWSLSDLIAALDSLLSEAEAADWVGQVDWLNRWRK; this comes from the coding sequence ATGGTTAAACTCAAGCTTCATCTGGATGCAGATACCTCAAGTAAATCGCTGCATTCAGCATTGGTATCTAAAAATCATGATATCACTCGCACACCAAATGACTGGATGCCTTTAGATGCTAGTGATGAAACTCAATTATTACGCTCAACTGCTCAGGGCAGATGTATCTTTACTTTCAACGTGAGAGACTTTATTGTTCTAGCGCAACAATATCCTCAACATGGCGGTATTATCCTTGCTGCTCAAAACAGTTGGTCACTTTCAGATTTGATTGCGGCATTAGATAGCCTATTATCTGAGGCAGAAGCAGCAGATTGGGTTGGTCAGGTAGATTGGCTTAATCGGTGGCGAAAGTAG
- a CDS encoding pyridoxal-phosphate-dependent aminotransferase family protein — protein MKDKLMLMIPGPTPVPEAALLALAKHPIGHRTSEFSNILAEVTENLKWLHQTQSDVLMLNVSGTGAVEAGIINFLSPGDRILVGSNGKFGERWVEVGQAYGLNVEPITAEWGKPLDPALFAEKLAADTQKQIKAVIVTHSETSTGVLNDLETINRHVKEHGEALIIVDAVTSLGAFNLPVDAWGLDIVASGSQKGYMIPPGLGFVAVSPKAWEAYKTAKLPKYYLDLGKYRKSTAKNTTPFTPPVNLIVALHTTLGIMKEEGLESIFSRHERHKNATRAAIKGLNLPLFAADNCASPAITAVAPQEIESDKIRSLMNKRFDIALAGGQDHLKNKIFRIGHLGFVSDRDILSCIASLEVVLSELGYENFTPGAGVAAATRVFV, from the coding sequence ATGAAAGATAAGCTGATGCTGATGATTCCTGGGCCGACGCCGGTACCAGAAGCCGCCTTACTCGCATTAGCCAAGCACCCAATTGGACACCGGACTAGTGAATTTAGCAACATTTTGGCAGAGGTGACAGAAAACCTCAAATGGCTGCATCAAACTCAAAGCGATGTGCTGATGCTGAACGTCAGCGGTACTGGTGCGGTGGAAGCGGGAATTATTAATTTTCTATCTCCAGGCGATCGCATTTTGGTCGGCTCTAATGGTAAATTCGGTGAACGCTGGGTAGAAGTTGGTCAAGCCTACGGTTTAAATGTCGAACCAATCACCGCTGAATGGGGAAAACCCCTAGACCCAGCGCTGTTTGCAGAAAAACTCGCAGCAGACACCCAAAAGCAAATTAAAGCCGTCATCGTCACCCACAGCGAAACCTCAACAGGTGTACTCAACGACCTAGAAACCATCAACCGCCATGTCAAAGAACACGGTGAAGCTTTAATTATTGTTGATGCTGTCACCAGTTTAGGTGCATTCAACCTCCCCGTGGATGCTTGGGGTTTGGATATAGTCGCATCAGGCTCGCAAAAAGGTTATATGATACCTCCTGGATTGGGATTTGTTGCCGTCAGTCCCAAAGCATGGGAAGCCTACAAAACCGCTAAATTACCCAAATATTATTTAGATTTAGGCAAATATCGCAAATCAACAGCCAAAAACACCACACCATTTACTCCTCCTGTGAACTTAATTGTGGCACTGCACACCACCTTAGGGATCATGAAAGAGGAAGGTTTGGAATCTATATTTAGTCGTCACGAACGACACAAAAATGCTACCCGTGCGGCAATTAAAGGATTGAATTTACCCTTATTTGCGGCAGATAATTGTGCTAGTCCCGCAATTACCGCCGTCGCACCACAAGAAATTGAATCAGATAAGATTCGGTCTTTGATGAATAAGCGCTTTGATATTGCTTTAGCCGGCGGTCAAGACCATCTGAAAAACAAAATTTTCCGTATTGGTCACTTGGGTTTTGTCAGCGATCGCGATATTCTCAGTTGTATAGCCTCCTTAGAAGTTGTCCTCTCGGAACTCGGCTATGAAAACTTTACTCCCGGCGCTGGTGTAGCAGCCGCAACTAGAGTGTTTGTCTAA